From Gloeocapsa sp. PCC 73106, the proteins below share one genomic window:
- a CDS encoding YafY family protein yields MSRHLERLLQIDNLIRTGYYQTSDRLADNLEVSDRTIRKDLAFLRDRFNAPLEYSKKKGWHYTDLTWRLPSVSLSKGELFALTLGARMLEAYAGSTFEKELRSSVERLSERLPDKVSIDLQQLADEKIIFHSGASMVNLNSEIWQQLTEACRTSKKVWIYYYAATRNQESERIIDPYLIQVYRGTNPYVIGFCHKRQDFRWFRIDRIKKLEILSETFTRDPNFNAQTYLEQIFQAEAGGKPVTVVIWFDTSTAPFIRERRWHISQEITEHADGSLTLQMVTCGLNELKRWVLGYGKGAIVKQPPELVALVEEEIKQMSSNYLTKE; encoded by the coding sequence ATGTCACGCCATTTAGAAAGATTGCTTCAAATCGATAATCTGATTCGCACTGGCTACTATCAAACGAGCGATCGCCTTGCGGACAATCTGGAGGTGAGCGATCGCACTATACGCAAAGACCTAGCTTTCTTGCGCGATCGCTTTAATGCACCCTTGGAATACAGCAAGAAAAAAGGTTGGCACTATACCGATCTTACCTGGCGACTTCCGAGTGTTTCCCTAAGCAAAGGGGAATTATTTGCCTTAACTTTGGGAGCAAGAATGCTGGAAGCTTACGCGGGTTCAACTTTTGAGAAGGAATTACGGTCATCTGTGGAACGCTTATCGGAGCGATTACCAGACAAGGTTTCGATAGATTTGCAACAACTAGCAGATGAAAAGATTATCTTTCACTCCGGGGCTTCTATGGTCAATCTCAATTCGGAGATTTGGCAACAATTAACAGAAGCTTGTCGCACCTCTAAAAAAGTCTGGATTTACTACTACGCAGCAACCCGTAATCAAGAATCAGAAAGAATAATTGATCCTTATTTGATTCAAGTTTACCGCGGTACTAATCCTTACGTCATTGGCTTTTGCCATAAACGGCAAGACTTTCGCTGGTTTCGTATTGATCGCATTAAAAAACTGGAGATACTTTCAGAAACTTTTACGCGTGACCCCAATTTTAACGCTCAAACCTATCTAGAACAGATCTTTCAAGCTGAAGCAGGAGGTAAACCGGTTACCGTAGTGATTTGGTTCGATACCTCAACCGCACCCTTTATTCGTGAGCGTCGTTGGCACATTTCTCAGGAGATTACAGAACACGCAGATGGCTCATTAACCTTGCAGATGGTGACTTGTGGACTCAACGAACTTAAACGCTGGGTGCTTGGATATGGCAAAGGAGCGATCGTCAAACAACCACCAGAGTTAGTCGCTTTGGTTGAAGAGGAAATTAAACAAATGAGTTCTAACTATTTAACTAAGGAGTAA